From Draconibacterium halophilum, one genomic window encodes:
- a CDS encoding DGQHR domain-containing protein yields the protein MVELDKNTIEGIPVTQNKQDFIISVFSIKQILEFTRYTERIIVGFDEKENPIYNNHIQRFVEKSRVEKIADFLIEDPDATFPTNIVLHVPLSIIEQQVREKRFVKIRLKNKVYDEIAKKDGDVFITIIDGQHRIHGIEVAIERLTEIIDSAIRTNRISYSNEIDKKLKFYTQRLEDLKNINLVVSFFIDKSLEYQAMIFSTINRTQKRVSPDLVYSLFGLDTSDTPQKTALQVVLSLNGHLSSPFYKRIKFYGGDYSDQVSPPLSQATMVKSIVSLISENLREAENDRYKNRKELLKRSASSGRSLPFRRYYAANKDNFISDILYYFFSAVKDTFLNNEGKSYWSYNNQKKPDNILQTSVGYEALLKILVDILDSPEFNDDSINKAFFIGFLKKASDLDFSNQQLFPFSTKGKNILYLSMSLAIWKNIETGKKDDRKNKLDELLQ from the coding sequence ATGGTTGAACTAGATAAAAATACAATTGAAGGAATTCCTGTTACTCAAAACAAACAGGATTTTATTATTAGTGTTTTTTCAATAAAGCAAATACTTGAATTTACAAGATATACAGAAAGAATTATTGTTGGTTTTGATGAAAAAGAAAATCCAATATATAATAATCACATTCAAAGATTTGTCGAAAAATCAAGAGTTGAAAAAATAGCAGACTTCCTTATTGAAGACCCAGATGCTACTTTCCCCACTAATATAGTATTGCATGTTCCATTAAGCATAATTGAGCAACAAGTAAGGGAAAAACGTTTTGTAAAAATAAGGCTAAAGAATAAAGTTTATGATGAAATTGCGAAAAAGGATGGAGACGTTTTCATAACAATAATTGATGGCCAACATCGAATTCACGGAATTGAGGTGGCCATTGAGAGATTGACTGAAATAATAGATTCTGCCATAAGAACAAATAGAATTTCGTACAGTAATGAAATTGATAAAAAACTAAAATTTTATACCCAAAGACTTGAAGATTTAAAAAATATCAATCTGGTCGTTTCTTTTTTCATTGATAAATCCCTTGAGTATCAAGCAATGATTTTTTCAACCATAAATAGGACACAGAAAAGAGTATCTCCTGATTTAGTTTATAGTTTATTTGGATTGGATACTTCCGATACTCCTCAGAAAACAGCTTTACAAGTGGTTTTAAGTCTAAATGGCCATCTATCATCTCCGTTTTATAAACGAATTAAATTTTATGGAGGTGATTACTCAGACCAAGTAAGTCCTCCTTTATCACAGGCTACTATGGTAAAATCCATTGTTTCATTAATCTCCGAAAACCTGAGAGAAGCTGAGAATGATAGATATAAAAATCGAAAAGAATTATTAAAACGAAGTGCAAGCTCTGGAAGGAGTTTACCGTTTAGAAGATATTATGCTGCGAACAAGGACAATTTTATTTCTGATATTTTATATTACTTTTTTAGTGCAGTCAAAGATACATTCTTAAATAATGAAGGAAAATCTTATTGGAGTTATAATAATCAGAAAAAACCTGATAACATTCTCCAAACGTCTGTTGGATATGAGGCTCTTCTTAAAATATTAGTTGATATTTTAGACAGTCCCGAATTTAACGATGATAGCATAAACAAGGCATTTTTTATTGGATTCCTAAAAAAAGCTTCAGACCTGGATTTTTCAAATCAACAATTATTCCCATTCTCTACTAAAGGTAAGAACATTCTATATTTATCAATGAGCTTAGCAATTTGGAAAAATATTGAAACGGGTAAAAAAGATGATAGGAAAAATAAATTGGATGAATTGCTCCAGTAA
- the dndC gene encoding DNA phosphorothioation system sulfurtransferase DndC: MSNKRIDKLIDELVDQYTYRDTSKRPWIIGFSGGKDSTVLLTLVWRALEKVREELPYPFQLQRPVYVVCNDTMVENPVITEYVDDVLSKIEKEARNQDLPIIVQKTIPKIESTFWVNVLGKGYPVPNNSFRWCTDKLKIRPTSSFIEEQVNEKGEAIILIGARSSESATRARSIKKHEIKGKRLTKHPNHHNTLVYSPIKDLMLEEIWYIINALPSPWNYDNSKLFQIYANASADDYECPTVVTNKSHTSCGQSRFGCWTCTVVKEDKSMSALIDNGEEWMNPLLDYRNRLEEERNISDNRLATRRNGQLAVTEDGHKQGNYSPEYRARKLRELLELQIEIQRTKPGMELITNQELIAIQVYWYRDGIFDHKVGEIFAKIYGRDIETENANIENSIEKRLLKKVCGQYENDYELINNLLTLQHSKTLLLTNYGLQNDIEKRIEDFIKEEAEYEN, translated from the coding sequence GTGAGCAATAAAAGAATAGATAAATTAATTGATGAACTTGTAGACCAATATACATACAGAGATACAAGCAAAAGACCTTGGATAATAGGTTTCAGTGGAGGGAAGGACTCAACAGTATTATTAACTTTAGTTTGGAGAGCTCTAGAAAAAGTAAGAGAAGAATTACCATATCCTTTTCAATTACAGAGGCCCGTTTATGTTGTCTGTAATGATACAATGGTAGAAAATCCGGTAATTACAGAATATGTTGACGATGTTTTATCTAAAATTGAAAAAGAAGCCAGAAATCAGGATTTACCGATTATCGTTCAAAAAACCATCCCAAAAATTGAATCCACTTTTTGGGTAAATGTTTTGGGTAAGGGGTATCCAGTTCCAAACAACTCCTTTAGATGGTGTACCGATAAATTAAAAATAAGACCAACATCATCATTTATTGAAGAACAGGTAAATGAAAAAGGAGAGGCTATTATTCTAATTGGTGCAAGAAGTTCAGAAAGTGCAACACGGGCTCGTTCCATAAAGAAACATGAAATAAAAGGAAAACGATTAACCAAACATCCGAACCATCATAATACCTTGGTTTATTCTCCAATAAAAGATTTGATGTTGGAGGAAATTTGGTACATTATAAATGCTTTGCCATCACCATGGAACTATGACAACTCAAAGCTTTTCCAAATTTATGCCAACGCTAGTGCAGATGATTACGAATGTCCGACCGTCGTTACTAATAAAAGTCACACTTCCTGTGGACAATCGAGGTTTGGATGTTGGACTTGTACGGTTGTAAAAGAAGATAAATCAATGTCTGCCTTAATTGATAACGGAGAGGAATGGATGAATCCACTACTGGATTATCGAAACAGGCTTGAAGAAGAGAGAAATATTTCTGACAACAGACTTGCTACAAGGAGAAATGGTCAGCTTGCGGTTACTGAGGACGGCCATAAGCAAGGGAATTATTCGCCAGAATACCGGGCACGTAAACTTAGAGAACTTCTTGAATTGCAAATTGAGATTCAGAGAACAAAACCTGGGATGGAATTAATAACAAACCAGGAGCTTATTGCAATTCAAGTATATTGGTATCGTGATGGTATCTTTGACCATAAGGTAGGTGAGATTTTTGCCAAAATTTATGGTCGAGATATCGAAACCGAAAATGCTAATATTGAAAATTCAATTGAAAAAAGGTTGTTAAAAAAGGTTTGTGGACAATATGAGAATGATTACGAGTTAATTAATAACCTATTGACATTACAGCACAGTAAAACATTACTTTTGACTAATTACGGGCTTCAAAACGACATTGAAAAAAGAATTGAGGATTTTATAAAAGAGGAGGCAGAATATGAGAATTAG
- a CDS encoding DEAD/DEAH box helicase family protein has translation MLKDAPFHIVYSTGENEPIEFFFDALLESTNFDLGLGFFSSTGINVLSAGFAYFIHRGGKVRIIINDILSKKDKEAIENGINTTNSYFEDNILNNIKTLAKTLSKQDEHFFKCLSFLISKNRIEFLATIPANNKGGIAHNKYGIFTDNFGNKVVFNGSANFSQTALLNNIESISCYKSWSESESEIKRLNYFEDIFNKTWNGESENIKIIPIQKVENYIHETFGTSNIEELVEEEKRLIKSYGSDRIKEKIEKLYSYDSTNFPSQKANEESLSYNSEPRFPFPDGPRQYQKEAYQNWQENDFYGIFAMATGTGKTITSLNCVLNEYQKTGKYNVLILVPTLALVEQWKTEIIKFNFKKYILVSGSTNWHDELSIYKANYRWRKIEENLIIISTYPSFSNPKFLNLFKSFQKNFAIIADEAHNIGAPSIKAAFKQLTCKKRIALSATPKRIYDPEGTRELEMFFKDEEPYCYSYSLEKAIDKKFLTPYFYYPLIVPLEDYEMEEYIKISKRLLRFFNAETGTFLKSQDAEKLLLRRKRIIHKAINKLDAYSRIVKELNDNNKLKYCFTFAPEGDFYGDNSFEDFNNIIDRFIIEVINTCPEANVNSYTSKDSPSERTDKLRGFAEGKIDILFTMKAIDEGVDIPRAEVGIFTSSTGNPRQFIQRRGRLLRKHPEKKYATIYDMIVIPNSSGTEGRKYFKMESSLVATELRRVGYFASLSENFYDSKHTLDDIMKKYNLNLDTIIKELQL, from the coding sequence ATGCTAAAAGATGCCCCATTTCATATTGTTTATTCAACTGGCGAAAACGAACCAATCGAGTTCTTCTTTGATGCTTTGTTGGAGAGTACAAATTTTGATTTGGGATTGGGCTTTTTTAGTTCGACCGGCATTAACGTATTAAGTGCTGGATTTGCATACTTTATCCATCGTGGAGGTAAAGTTCGAATCATCATTAATGATATCTTATCAAAAAAGGATAAGGAAGCGATTGAAAATGGCATTAATACTACAAACAGTTATTTTGAGGATAACATCCTTAACAATATTAAAACTCTAGCAAAAACCTTATCTAAACAAGATGAGCATTTTTTCAAATGTCTGTCATTTCTAATTTCGAAGAATAGAATTGAATTTCTTGCTACAATACCAGCAAATAATAAGGGAGGAATTGCACATAATAAATATGGCATTTTTACAGATAATTTTGGAAACAAAGTGGTCTTCAATGGTTCTGCCAATTTTTCACAAACAGCCCTTCTTAATAACATAGAATCAATAAGCTGTTACAAATCCTGGTCAGAAAGTGAGAGCGAGATAAAACGATTAAACTATTTTGAAGATATTTTTAATAAAACCTGGAATGGAGAATCAGAGAATATAAAAATAATCCCTATTCAAAAGGTTGAGAATTATATCCATGAAACGTTTGGTACTTCAAATATTGAAGAATTAGTTGAAGAAGAAAAAAGGCTAATAAAGAGTTATGGCTCCGACCGAATCAAAGAAAAGATTGAGAAACTCTATTCTTATGATTCTACAAATTTTCCAAGCCAAAAGGCGAATGAGGAAAGCTTAAGCTATAATAGTGAACCAAGGTTTCCGTTTCCTGACGGCCCTCGTCAATATCAAAAGGAAGCCTATCAAAATTGGCAAGAAAATGATTTTTATGGCATTTTTGCCATGGCAACTGGGACGGGTAAAACAATTACATCCTTAAACTGCGTTTTAAATGAGTATCAGAAGACCGGAAAATACAACGTCTTAATATTAGTTCCAACACTTGCATTGGTTGAACAGTGGAAGACAGAGATTATCAAATTTAATTTTAAAAAATACATTCTAGTTTCAGGTTCAACAAATTGGCACGATGAGCTAAGTATCTATAAAGCTAATTACCGCTGGAGGAAAATCGAAGAAAATCTTATTATAATCTCAACTTATCCATCATTCTCAAATCCAAAATTTTTAAACCTTTTTAAATCATTTCAAAAGAATTTTGCAATTATTGCTGATGAGGCTCATAATATTGGTGCACCTTCAATAAAGGCTGCATTCAAACAATTGACATGCAAAAAAAGAATTGCGCTATCTGCTACTCCGAAACGAATCTATGACCCGGAAGGGACCAGAGAACTTGAAATGTTCTTTAAAGATGAAGAACCATATTGTTATTCATACTCCTTAGAAAAAGCTATCGATAAAAAATTCTTAACGCCATATTTCTATTATCCTCTAATAGTACCTTTAGAAGATTATGAAATGGAAGAATACATCAAAATCTCCAAACGGTTATTGCGGTTCTTTAACGCTGAAACAGGAACCTTTTTAAAATCGCAAGACGCTGAAAAGTTATTACTCCGAAGAAAACGCATCATTCACAAAGCCATAAATAAACTGGATGCTTATTCTAGGATTGTTAAAGAACTTAATGATAATAATAAGCTAAAATATTGCTTCACTTTTGCCCCGGAAGGTGATTTTTATGGAGACAATTCGTTTGAGGATTTTAATAATATAATTGATCGATTTATTATTGAGGTAATAAATACATGCCCTGAGGCAAATGTTAATTCTTACACAAGCAAAGATTCTCCATCGGAAAGAACAGATAAACTACGCGGTTTTGCAGAAGGAAAAATTGATATCCTTTTTACAATGAAAGCTATAGATGAAGGAGTAGATATTCCGAGAGCTGAAGTCGGGATTTTCACTTCTAGTACTGGTAATCCACGCCAGTTTATTCAACGCCGGGGAAGACTATTAAGAAAACATCCAGAAAAGAAATATGCAACTATTTATGATATGATTGTAATTCCGAACTCCTCCGGTACTGAAGGTCGAAAGTACTTCAAAATGGAATCAAGCTTGGTGGCTACCGAGTTGAGAAGAGTGGGATATTTTGCAAGCCTTTCGGAGAATTTCTATGACTCAAAGCACACACTCGACGATATAATGAAAAAATATAACCTAAATTTAGACACAATAATAAAAGAACTTCAACTATGA
- a CDS encoding AAA family ATPase — MRISRISLNNFRIYKGENSLSFSSNSNNKNISIIAGQNGFGKTTLLTALVWGFYGKLIGEVDEKYKREIYELGGYKKYANSILNRETKSKSDAWHEFSVQIEIEDVYIPSVPCRKIVINRRYNTDSEHESVSVLIDGFENELTKEVGSDIFINDFLLPREIAKFFLFDAEKIVSLAEIKTISEKRNLSLAYSEVLGISKYVNLKRTLENLRVKLRKKSASITDRNRLVKLQEESQQLEKLVAHNESKIISIADDIEKARNESEQYQEKLIREGNSMTVEDLVNQKKLRDTLRQNNIEIKAKLKELIELVPFAIAGQKLKQLNNQVKLESQFKQNKVDGGFIESKLRNIQKHIEKQIKKKKLPDSLHNNITSIINDAFEANWEEQGNTVEQVLLDLSPQQSNEFSALYNNLTQSFNILFKQIVKEERNNRIFLAKTLKKISNAESKDSDILAKKYKSEKAKVDKRIQDLNKEKNRLHEELGAFQQELATKTKIVSELAKTVSLDEIDEKKDKATSRLISELDEFILQFKSEKKYSLQNRIKIELQKLMHKEYFIDNVTVEIVDDIIDINLHDNNGNIIDKDSLSKGEQQLYATALLKSLVEESGIQFPIFIDSPLQKFDKRHSKNIITKFYPSISKQVIIFPLLEKELTENEYNLLSPYISQTFIIENHKEKSSIVECDSTQLFNLMEKNNNVHSH, encoded by the coding sequence ATGAGAATTAGTCGTATATCCTTAAATAATTTCCGAATTTACAAAGGAGAGAACTCTCTTTCGTTTTCTTCTAATTCCAATAATAAAAATATATCGATAATTGCTGGTCAGAATGGATTTGGGAAAACTACATTACTAACTGCTCTGGTGTGGGGTTTTTATGGCAAATTAATTGGTGAAGTTGACGAGAAATATAAAAGAGAAATATATGAATTAGGTGGATATAAAAAGTATGCCAACTCAATCCTTAATAGAGAGACAAAATCAAAAAGTGATGCATGGCATGAGTTTAGCGTACAAATAGAAATTGAGGACGTATATATTCCATCTGTACCTTGTAGAAAAATTGTAATTAATCGAAGATACAATACCGATTCAGAACATGAATCTGTCAGTGTATTGATCGATGGATTTGAAAATGAACTGACAAAGGAAGTTGGTTCAGATATTTTTATAAACGATTTTCTCTTACCTCGAGAAATTGCTAAGTTTTTTTTATTCGATGCAGAAAAAATAGTATCACTGGCAGAAATTAAGACAATTTCAGAAAAACGTAACTTAAGTTTAGCTTATTCCGAGGTTTTGGGAATTAGTAAATATGTAAACCTAAAGAGAACATTAGAAAACTTAAGAGTAAAACTACGTAAAAAATCGGCAAGTATAACCGACAGAAATAGACTTGTCAAACTTCAGGAAGAATCTCAACAACTTGAAAAATTAGTTGCTCATAACGAATCGAAGATTATTTCGATCGCTGATGACATTGAAAAGGCTAGAAACGAATCAGAACAATATCAGGAGAAATTGATTCGTGAAGGAAATAGCATGACCGTTGAAGACTTGGTCAATCAAAAGAAACTAAGGGATACACTTCGTCAAAATAATATCGAAATAAAGGCAAAGCTGAAAGAGCTCATTGAGTTAGTTCCTTTTGCAATTGCTGGACAGAAGCTAAAACAACTCAACAATCAAGTTAAACTAGAGTCCCAATTTAAACAAAACAAAGTTGACGGTGGATTCATTGAATCGAAGTTGAGGAATATTCAAAAGCATATTGAAAAACAAATAAAAAAGAAGAAACTACCTGATTCATTGCATAATAATATTACGTCAATCATAAATGATGCTTTTGAAGCTAACTGGGAAGAACAAGGCAATACAGTAGAACAAGTATTACTAGATCTTTCACCACAACAATCCAATGAATTTTCAGCGCTTTACAATAATCTTACACAGTCATTTAATATCCTTTTCAAACAAATAGTTAAAGAAGAAAGAAACAATCGGATTTTTCTTGCAAAAACATTAAAGAAGATATCAAATGCTGAATCAAAAGATTCAGACATCCTAGCAAAGAAGTATAAATCCGAAAAAGCGAAAGTTGATAAACGTATTCAAGACCTAAATAAAGAAAAGAATAGGTTACACGAGGAATTAGGTGCTTTTCAGCAAGAATTAGCAACCAAAACTAAAATCGTTTCGGAATTAGCAAAGACCGTTAGCCTAGATGAAATTGATGAAAAGAAGGACAAAGCTACAAGCCGACTAATCTCTGAACTTGACGAATTTATCTTACAATTCAAATCAGAAAAGAAATATTCCTTGCAGAATCGCATAAAAATTGAGTTGCAAAAGCTAATGCACAAGGAATATTTTATTGACAATGTAACTGTTGAAATTGTTGATGATATTATTGATATAAATCTCCATGATAATAATGGAAATATAATTGATAAAGATTCTCTCTCTAAAGGTGAGCAACAACTTTACGCGACCGCATTGTTAAAATCACTGGTTGAAGAATCAGGAATTCAATTTCCAATTTTTATTGATAGTCCATTACAAAAGTTTGATAAGCGTCATTCCAAAAACATTATAACTAAATTCTATCCATCAATATCCAAACAGGTAATTATCTTCCCACTGCTTGAAAAAGAACTTACAGAGAATGAGTACAATCTACTATCTCCCTATATCTCACAAACCTTTATTATTGAAAATCACAAGGAAAAATCCTCAATAGTAGAATGTGATTCAACACAGTTATTTAACCTAATGGAAAAAAACAACAATGTTCACTCACATTAA
- a CDS encoding restriction endonuclease — MKNRTINEAILEVFKREGKPLPIKEIYNKIIEYDLYRFRAQRPEDIVRIQLRRHCAELDFPTASSKKLFTINKDGAFFKLQKKSKQLNREKKDNISTFDDLKELHKKYVHNFKKDLLTQLKELSPTAFEEFGKKLMTAYGFKKMEVTKKTRDGGIDGFGELKIGLASMKVAFECKRWTRNTVGRPLVSQFRGDIQGKYQQGIYFTTSTFSKEAKESSFQTGAVPIILLDGYSIVDLMIEKRFGVDVEEIPVYSNAMDLVLADQ; from the coding sequence ATGAAAAACCGCACAATAAATGAGGCCATTTTAGAAGTTTTTAAAAGAGAAGGAAAACCTCTTCCAATAAAGGAAATTTATAATAAAATCATTGAATACGATTTGTATCGATTTAGAGCGCAGAGGCCGGAGGATATTGTTCGAATTCAGTTAAGAAGACATTGTGCAGAACTGGACTTTCCTACAGCCAGTTCAAAAAAATTATTCACCATAAATAAAGATGGTGCCTTTTTTAAGCTACAAAAAAAATCGAAACAACTTAATCGTGAGAAAAAAGATAATATATCAACTTTCGATGATTTAAAAGAACTTCACAAGAAGTATGTTCATAATTTTAAAAAAGATTTACTGACTCAGCTAAAAGAATTATCACCTACAGCATTTGAAGAGTTTGGAAAAAAGTTAATGACCGCATATGGTTTTAAAAAAATGGAGGTTACAAAAAAAACACGGGATGGTGGTATCGACGGATTCGGGGAATTAAAAATTGGCTTGGCCTCAATGAAGGTGGCTTTTGAATGTAAACGATGGACACGAAATACAGTAGGTAGACCTCTGGTTAGTCAGTTCCGTGGAGATATTCAAGGAAAATACCAACAAGGAATATACTTTACAACTTCTACTTTTTCAAAAGAAGCTAAAGAATCATCTTTTCAAACTGGTGCAGTACCAATTATTTTGCTTGACGGATATTCAATCGTAGATTTAATGATTGAAAAGCGCTTTGGTGTTGATGTGGAAGAAATCCCAGTTTATAGTAATGCGATGGATTTAGTTTTAGCGGACCAATAA
- a CDS encoding DndE family protein, which yields MFTHIKTSKENRELVSWLTRKLNLGTENIIARIAFAYSLSKDKKMDISSIKDSQGKEYSKAVLFGDNLPYYVSLVCVHYNIYKTDKDIPKYIKMHIDDGLEIIHKELQENPNLDGFEYIIDKIEYGLNEIV from the coding sequence ATGTTCACTCACATTAAGACTTCAAAAGAAAATAGAGAACTGGTTTCTTGGTTAACTAGAAAACTAAATTTAGGGACTGAAAATATTATAGCACGAATTGCTTTTGCTTATTCATTGTCGAAAGATAAAAAGATGGATATTTCCTCAATAAAAGATTCACAAGGTAAAGAGTATAGTAAAGCAGTTTTGTTTGGCGACAATCTCCCATATTATGTTTCCTTGGTTTGCGTTCACTACAATATTTATAAGACTGATAAGGATATTCCCAAATATATTAAAATGCACATTGACGATGGTTTAGAGATTATTCATAAAGAGTTACAAGAGAATCCTAATTTAGACGGATTTGAATATATCATCGACAAAATCGAATATGGGTTAAATGAAATAGTTTAA
- a CDS encoding AAA family ATPase has product MATIINKISLQNFFNYYGTYDENTYDFKEGVNIIVADNGAGKSKLFNALLWIFYDEMLDSDIKGRRSIESMAVKTISDMAKNESSVGDLIECGVRVEFQDTRFTYQVEKKFSALRISDKGNITDDCCWEITHQDSEVSKKDILRFKPVFNESEKTEIINKLIRKDLRQYSFFQGEEVEDIIDFSKKQSIKEAVRKITNISKIEALEELANSLKEKAENDYNRKSKENAKNAHELEQKLASKERYKYQLEEETQKLEVYKTNHAEAKQESYDLEDKIQNSEKNLNSRKKGRVCFDNLRLQKVIMINF; this is encoded by the coding sequence ATGGCAACAATAATCAATAAAATTTCTTTACAAAATTTCTTTAACTATTACGGCACTTATGATGAAAACACGTACGACTTTAAAGAAGGAGTTAATATTATTGTTGCCGATAATGGAGCAGGGAAATCGAAACTATTCAATGCACTTCTTTGGATATTCTATGATGAAATGCTTGACTCAGACATAAAAGGAAGAAGAAGCATTGAATCGATGGCCGTTAAAACAATATCGGACATGGCCAAAAACGAATCCTCAGTTGGTGATTTGATTGAGTGCGGTGTTAGAGTTGAATTTCAAGATACTCGCTTTACATACCAAGTTGAGAAGAAATTTTCGGCACTACGAATATCTGATAAAGGAAATATTACCGATGATTGTTGTTGGGAGATTACTCATCAAGACTCAGAAGTAAGTAAAAAGGATATTTTGAGGTTTAAACCGGTATTCAATGAATCCGAGAAAACAGAAATAATAAATAAACTAATTAGAAAAGATTTAAGGCAGTATTCATTCTTCCAGGGAGAAGAGGTAGAAGATATTATTGATTTCTCCAAAAAACAGAGCATAAAAGAAGCGGTTCGAAAAATAACAAACATAAGTAAAATTGAAGCCTTAGAGGAGTTAGCTAACTCTTTAAAAGAGAAAGCAGAAAATGACTACAATAGAAAAAGTAAAGAAAACGCAAAAAATGCACATGAGTTAGAACAAAAGCTAGCATCAAAAGAAAGATATAAATATCAACTCGAAGAAGAAACTCAAAAGTTAGAAGTTTATAAAACAAATCATGCTGAGGCCAAGCAAGAAAGTTATGACTTGGAAGACAAAATTCAGAATTCTGAAAAAAACTTGAACTCAAGGAAAAAAGGAAGAGTTTGCTTCGACAACTTAAGATTGCAAAAAGTGATTATGATCAATTTCTAG
- a CDS encoding V-type ATP synthase subunit I domain-containing protein: protein MLRQLKIAKSDYDQFLDGLNSRFFDGNFAWMAMGLEHVPQMFSLSKYAYLDIISEKKTLNKLRNNPGELNSILPLDMPDTMTLDKMLHDGHCHVCNRSAEEGSEAWNYIFKLKNRPSSKQNEAPLFKNDFKSFFEDIQLLSQPFTGKIGYVEDSIASSIQKQDELKSRISRIDGKLKTNQIELKELLKSDDIDENADKEKNILNAYEGAIKRATQAEERINRTTQRIKEINKTIRGIEEELEKLRGVDVPVEYKNAYELLNDIAISVSNTRERTFINMLKRLEEYSNKHFGNLIKYNEISGGILRFKQTLSDTIELDVVDKDENIVSGSSEGFQRMKKLAVVMSIISAKGTGFNYPMFADAPLSTFGKGFIKSFFEEVPNVFPQSIILINNIYDADAPNKLDDIGNDLLKNNGHVSTMYLNEVNSKVQQVDRKTLITKLKG, encoded by the coding sequence TTGCTTCGACAACTTAAGATTGCAAAAAGTGATTATGATCAATTTCTAGATGGTTTAAATTCTCGTTTTTTTGATGGTAATTTTGCATGGATGGCAATGGGGTTAGAACATGTTCCTCAGATGTTTTCTCTGTCAAAATATGCCTACCTTGATATTATTTCAGAGAAGAAAACACTTAATAAACTTCGAAATAATCCTGGAGAATTAAATTCTATCTTACCTCTTGATATGCCAGACACCATGACATTGGATAAGATGCTACATGATGGACATTGTCATGTTTGTAATAGATCTGCTGAAGAAGGAAGCGAAGCTTGGAACTATATTTTTAAATTAAAGAATCGTCCATCCTCAAAACAGAATGAGGCACCTTTATTCAAAAACGACTTTAAAAGTTTTTTTGAGGATATTCAATTGCTATCACAGCCATTTACCGGAAAAATTGGATATGTTGAGGATTCTATTGCAAGTTCAATTCAAAAACAGGATGAACTTAAATCTCGTATTTCAAGAATTGATGGTAAACTAAAAACAAATCAGATTGAATTAAAAGAATTGCTTAAGTCTGATGACATAGATGAAAATGCTGATAAAGAAAAAAACATTCTTAACGCTTACGAAGGAGCAATAAAACGAGCAACACAAGCTGAAGAAAGAATAAACAGAACAACCCAAAGAATAAAGGAGATTAATAAAACGATTAGAGGAATTGAAGAGGAGCTAGAAAAATTACGAGGTGTTGATGTACCTGTCGAATACAAAAATGCTTATGAGTTATTAAATGACATTGCTATTTCTGTATCTAATACGCGCGAACGCACATTTATAAATATGCTTAAAAGGCTTGAAGAGTATTCAAACAAGCATTTTGGCAACCTGATAAAGTACAATGAAATATCAGGAGGTATTCTAAGGTTTAAACAAACCTTGTCGGACACTATTGAACTTGATGTAGTCGACAAAGATGAGAATATTGTTTCTGGTAGCTCTGAAGGATTTCAGCGCATGAAAAAACTTGCTGTTGTAATGTCAATAATTTCGGCAAAAGGCACTGGGTTTAATTATCCGATGTTTGCAGATGCGCCTTTATCAACATTCGGGAAAGGATTTATAAAATCATTTTTTGAAGAAGTGCCCAATGTTTTTCCTCAAAGCATAATTCTTATCAATAATATTTACGATGCAGATGCTCCAAATAAATTAGATGATATTGGAAATGACCTTCTAAAGAATAATGGGCATGTCTCTACAATGTATTTAAATGAGGTTAATTCAAAAGTACAACAGGTTGATAGGAAAACTCTAATCACTAAACTAAAAGGATAA